The Comamonas endophytica sequence TCACCCTGCCCCAGGATCCGGAGGAACGCGAGAACGCCATCGACGACGTACTGGCCAACCACCCCGACAACGGCAACGTGATGTCCGCCGTGGTGCTCGATGCCTCGCCGCGCAAGATCGTCGCCACGCGCGCCGACGGCGAGAAGTTCGAGATCACCGGCGACGGCCTCAAGCCCGCCCAGTCCGGCCTGAGCGACAAGGCGCCGCCCAACACCCGGCTGCGCGCCGGCGCCGTGATCCGCGTGGTCAAGACGCCGAAGAACACCTGGGAGATCACCCAGCTGCCCGAGGTCGAGGGCGCGTTCGTGGCGCTCGATCCGCGCTCCGGCGCGATCCGCGCGCTGGTCGGCGGCTTCGATTTCGGCAAGAACAAGTTCAACCACGTGACGCAGGCCTGGCGCCAGCCGGGCTCGAGCTTCAAGCCCTTCATCTACTCGGCGGCGCTGGAAAAGGGTTTCGGCCCGGCGACGATGATCAACGACGCGCCGATCTTCTTCAGCGCCGGCACCACCGGCGGCCAGCCCTGGGAGCCGAAGAACTACGACTCGCGCTATGACGGCCCGATGAGCATGCGCACCGGCCTGAACAAGTCGAAGAACATGATCTCGATCCGCCTGCTGCAGGCCATCGGCCCGCAATACGGCCAGGAGTGGGTCACGCATTTCGGCTTCGAAGCCGACAAGCACCCGGCCTACCTGACGATGGCGCTGGGCGCAGGCTCGGTCACGCCGATGCAGATGGCCTCGGCCTATTCGGTGTTCGCCAATGGCGGGCGGCGCGTCAACCCCTGGCTGATCACACGCATCACCGACCACAAGAACCGCGTGCTGTCCGAGTTCCGGCCCACGCCGCTGGAGCAGCTGCCCGAGGCCATTCCGCCGCGCAACGCGTTCATCATGAACAGCATGCTGCAGGACGTGGCCCGTGTGGGCACCGCGGCGCGCGCCCAGGCCACGCTCAAGCGCCCCGACCTGTACGGCAAGACCGGCACCACCAACGACTCGGTCGATGCCTGGTTCGGCGGCTTCCAGCCGACGCTGGCCGCCGTCACCTGGATCGGCTACGACACGCCGCGCAACCTGGGCTCGCGCGAGACCGGCGGTGGCCTGAGCCTGCCGATCTGGATCGACTTCATGCAGCACGCGCTCAAGGGCGTGCCCGTGGCCGAGCTGCCCGTGCCGCCCGGCGTGGTCAACATCGGCGGCGAATGGTTCTACGAGGAATTCGCGCGCGCTCCCAGCCTGGGCATGTCCGATGGCGGCGGCTATGGCGGCGGCGGCGGTGGTTACGAGGCATCGACCGAAGACACTCCCCCGCCTCCCTCCGAGGAGCGCAGCCGAATCATGGACCTGTTCAGGAATTGATGGTGGCCGGCCAGGTGCGGCCGGCTAGGCGCGGCCGGCTAGGTGCGGCCGGCTAGGCGCGGCCGGCTAGGCGCGGCCGGCTAGGTGCGGCCGGCTAGGCGCGGCCGGCTAGGCGCGGCCGGCTAGGCGCCATGGAAAAAGCCCCTCGCAAGGGGCTTTTTCATTGGGCCGGCGCAGCTGGCTCAGGCGCTGAAGGTCAGCGGCAGGCCCGATTGCTCCGACGCATAGCGGCTCAGGCAGGCAAAGAATTCGCCTTCGCCCTTGGTATCGATCCAGCAGCCCTGCCCGGCGTCATAACGGAAATGGAAGCCGCCGGCCTTGGCCGCCAGCCATACTTCATGCAAAGGCTTTTGCAGATTGATGACAATCTGGCTGCGGTTCGGGAACGACAGCGTGACCATGCCACCCACGCGCTGGGCATCCAGGTCGGCATCGGTGTCGTCGTTGATGCGGTCGCAGCCCTGCTCCACCGCCAGCAGCAGCTTTTCAGCGCAATCCAGGAATTCAAGGTCGTTCATTACAATTTGCTTATGTTGAGAGCTTCCCAAATTCTAGTCAGGTCTTTTGCCCTTGCGCTGAGTGCGGCGTCACTCGTGGCCTGCGGCCAGCGCGGCCCGCTGTACCTGCCCACCGCGCCCGAGGCGGCGCAGCGCGCCACGCTGCCCCAGACGCTGACCCCGCAGCTCCTGAACGATGACGCGTCCCCGCCGGCGCCGCAGCTTCCTCCGCGCTGAGGCGCGGCGCCAGGCGAGGTACTAAGCGGCCCGGCGCTTGCGCAGCCAGCGCTGCAGGCGCCAGCCCAGCAGCAGCGCGATGACCGCGGCGTAGACCGCGACTTCGGCAAAGTCGTTCTTGCCCGCGCGCATCCAGAAGAAGTGCAGCAGCGCGAGCCCCGCCACGGCGTAGATGCTGCGATGCAGCCACTGCCAGCGGCGCCCGCCCAGCAGCCGCAGCATGCGCTGCGGTGAAGTGGCTGCCAGTGCCGTCAGCAGCACGAAGGCCAGCATGCCGACCAGGATGAAGGGCCGTTCCAGCGTGTCGCGCCAGATCTCGGCCAGGTCCATCCCCTGGTCGAACAGCGCATAGCACAGCAGGTGCGTGACGGCATAGAAATACACAAACAGCCCCAGCATGCGCCGAAAGCGCGCCAGCGCCGGCAGGCCCAGCAGCACGCGCGCCGGCGTCACCGCCAGCGCCACGCAGAGGAAGCGCAGCGTCCAGTCGCCGGTGGCGCGCAGCAGGGCCTCGGCCGGGTTGGCGCCCAGCGTGTCGAACACCGCGCCGTACAGCAGCTGCGCAAAGGGCAGCAGGCACAGTGCGAACACCAGCGGCTTGGCGGCCGGGTGCATGAAGGCGGCTTTCCAGCGCGGTGCCGCGGCGCGCATCTGCGGAGCGTTCAAAACTGCTGCTTCAGATCCATGCCGGCGTACATCTGCGCCACCTGCTCGCCATAGCCATTGAACAGCAGCGTAGGGCGCTTCTTGGCAAACAGCCCGCCCTCGCCGATGCGCCGCTCGGTGGCCTGGCTCCAGCGCGGATGCGGCACCTCGGGATTGACATTGGAATAGAAGCCGTACTCGTTGCGCGCGGCCTTGTTCCACGCCGTGCCCGGCTGCTTGTCGGTCAGGCGGATGGCGACGAGGCTCTTGGCGCTCTTGAACCCGTACTTCCAGGGCACGACCAGCCGTACCGGCGCGCCGTTCTGCGCGGGCAGCACTTCGCCATACATGCCGAAGGACAGCAGCGTCAGCGGGTGCATGGCCTCGTCGAGCCGCAGCGCCTCGGTATAGGGCCAGTCCAGCACCCGGCTGCGCAGGCCCGGCATCACCTTTGGATCGGCCAGCGTCACGAACTCCACGTACTTGGCACTGCCCAGCGGCTGCACCTCGCGCAGCAGCTGCGCCAGCGAATAGCCGACCCAGGGAATGACCATCGACCAGCCCTCGACGCAGCGCAGGCGGTAGATGCGTTCTTCCTGCGCACTGAGCTTGAGCAGCTCTTCCAGGCCAAAGGTCCTGGGCTTGGCCACCAGGCCCTCGACCTTGACGCTCCAGGGCGTGGTCTTGAGCGTGTGCGCGTTGCGCGCGGGGTCGGCCTTGTCGAGGCCGAACTCGTAGTAGTTGTTGTACTGCGTCGCATCCTTGTAGGCCGTGGGCGCCTCCATGGTGTTGGCCCCTGCCACCTGGCTGGGCGCACCCGGCAGCGCCGCCAGCTTGCCCGGGCGCTCCATGGCCGCGCGCGCATCGCGTGCCGCCCATCCCGCCAGCGTCGCCCCGGCCGCGCCTGCAGCCACGGTGCGCAGCCACTGGCGGCGCTCCTCGTAGACGGCCTGCGGCGTGATCTCGCTGGCCTGGGGGTGGACAAAGCCGTTGTCACCGGTACGTATCAGCATTGCAGCTCCTTGATATGGCCGCGCAGCGCTTGGCCCGACCTGTCAGATGCATTGTGCCGGTGGATGGTTCAACCTGCTTGGAAACAAAAACAGGCGCGTGTTGTAGGAAAAACTGCTCGTGGTGTGCTTGCCTTGGCAGCCTGGTCGAAGCATGGAAGGCTGGCCTCAACACTTGAGCGCAGGACCGTCATCCTTCGACAGGCTCAGGACGAACGGAAAGAATTCGGGGCAATGCCCCTGCAAAACCGTTCGTGTTGAGCCTGTCGAAAACCGTTCGTGGTGAGCCTGTCGAACCATGAAGGGCCTGTCCTCGAGAAATCGCCCTTCATCCTTCGCCAGGCTCAGGACAAACGGTTTTTGTCATGGCTGACACGCAGTGCCATCCCATCAGGATCACAGCTCGCCATAGCTGTGCAGCCCGCTGAGGAACATGTTCACCCCCAGGAACGCAAAGGTCGTCACCCCCAGCCCGGCCAGCGCCCACCAGGCGGAAATCGTCCCGCGCAGGCCCTTGACCAGGCGCATGTGCAGCCAGGCGGCGTAATTGAGCCAGACGATCAGCGCCCAGGTCTCCTTCGGGTCCCAGCTCCAGTAGCCGCCCCAGGCCTCGGCGGCCCAGAGCGCGCCGAGCACGGTGGCGATGGTGAAGAAGGCAAAGCCCACGGCAATCGACTTGTACATGACGTCGTCGAGGATCTCGAAGGACGGCAGGCGCGCGGCGATATGTTTGCGTGCCAGCAGGATGCCGGCCACGATCAGCGCCGAGATGCCGAAGTAGACCGTCCAGTAGCTGCTGCCGCCCTCTGCCGCGCCCTGGCGGAAGACGATGGGCTCGAAGCACAGCACGATGCCCAGCAGCCACAGCGGCGCGAGCTTCCACCAGCGGGTCTCGCCGGCCTGCTGCTTGATCAGATAGGCAAAGGCCACCATGGCCGCCAGCGCGAAGGTGCCGTAGCCGATGAAGTTGGCCGGCACATGCAGCTTCATCCACCAGCTCTTGAGCGCCGGCACCAGCGGCTGGATCTCGTGCGCCTCGCGCACCAGCGTGTACCACAGCAGGAATCCGACGGCCGCGCTCACCACCAGCATGACGAAGGCGCCCAGCGCGCGGGTGTCGTAGTTCTGCTCGTAATAGAGATAGAAGGCCGCCGTCATCCAGCAGAACATCACGAACACTTCATAGAGGTTGCTGACCGGGATGTGGCCGATGTCCGGGCCCAGCAGGTAGCTTTCGTACCAGCGCACCATGGTGCCGATCAGTGCCATCGCGATCGCCACCCAGGCGATGCGCGAGCCCAGCAGCGACAGGGCCTGGCCCTCGCCCTTCGAGAACATGCCGATCCAGTAGAAGATGGTGCTCATGAAGAACAGCATGCTCATCCAGAGAATGGCCGACTGGCTCGACAGGAAATATTTGAGCCAGAACACGCTGTCGGCCCGCTCAAGATTCCCTGCCCCATCGGCCTGGTATAGAAACAGCGCCAGCAGCGAGCAGCCCGCGACCGCCAGCAGCAGCGTGCGCAGCGGGCGCCAGAACCAGCCGAGCCAGATCAGCGACGGGATCGTGCCCACCAGGATGGCCTTCTCGTAGACATCCATGTAAGCCGCATAGCGCTGCAGCGCAAACAGCCCGCCCGCCAGCACGATCGCGGCAAACAGCCAGTCATACCCGTTGCGGCGCGAGAAATACCCCGAGTGCAGGGTGATGGTCTCGGAGGAATCGTTGGTGGCGGTATTCATTTGGCAGCAGCTCCAGGGCGGCGCGCGATCGGCTGGGCCCCAATGAGTTTTTCGGTCAGCACGGCAAAGTCCTTGTCGCCTTCCATGGTCTGGCGGTTGGTCGAAAGCGCCATGCGCGCATGGCTGCGGCCTTCGCTGGCCGGCGTCAGCCAGATCCACAGGCGCCGGTCGCGCACGTAGAGCATGGCAAAGATCCCGAGGATCAGGAACAGGCAGCCCAGATAGACTACGTTCTTGCCGGGGCCGCGCGTGACCTGGAAAACACTTGCCTGCACATGGGTGAAGTCGTCGAGCATGAAGGCCATGGGCGCGGGATAGAACTGCGCATCGCTGAGCGAGAACACCGTCTGCGTCATGAACGCCAGCGTCTGGGCATCGTTGGCCATGGGCGGCAGGCCGGCCTGCTCGCGCAGCGCCTGCGCCATCTCGAACAGCGCGCCGTTGAGGATGCGCACCAGCACCTCGCTGGCGCGCGTGCGCTCGGCTTCGGGCACGTTGAGTTCCATGAAGCGCGCGATGGCCTGCAGGCCGCCGATCCTCTCACCCGCATCGTCCGTCGTGCCGGCATAGATCTGCAGCGCACGCAGCGCCGACTGCATCAGCGGCTCGCGCAGGTCGGGGCGCGCGGCATCGACCGCCTGCGCCACATAGCGGCGCGCACCCTGCTCGCGCAGCGCCGGATCGGCCAGCGCCGCGCGCAGGCGCACGAAGGTGTCCATCGTGCCTTCCATGTCGGCCGGCACGCGCAGGTAGCGAAAGGCATCGGCCTGGTTCTCGCGCACGCCCAGCAGGAACACCGGGTTGCCGTCGCCGGTGTCCACGGGCAGCATGTAGTTCTGGTATTCGCGCGCCTGGCCCGAGGCATCGCGCAGCTTGTAGCCGATGCTCGGGCCGATGTTGCGCAGCTCCTTCTCGGTCGTGGTCTTGTGGCCCGCGCCCAGGCGCGCGTCGATAGCCGCCTTCAGGTCGACCTTGCGCACGTCGGTGGCCGAGCCGGCATCCGCCCCCCTGGAGGCGCCGAAGTTCTCGACGTTGATGGTGCGCAGCGCCGTGTATTCGAGCGTCAGCGTCTCCTGCGGGTCGCCCCGCCCGGCGCCGGCGCGCGTGAACTCGCTGGTGCCGCCGATCGTGCCCTCGACATTGAAGGGCGTGGCCGTGCCATCGAGCGGCACGGCGCGCATCTTCACCGAGGAACCACCGTCGTCGAAGCTCGACTGGTAGATCTCCACGCCCTTGTAGTGCGCCGGATGGTTGACCTCGATGCGCTCGGCGGTCTGCTCGCCGGTGTGCCTGTCGTGGATGATGACCTCGCTGGCAAACAGCTTGGGCATGCCGGTGGAGTAGTACTCGACGATGAATTTCTTCAGCTCGATGGCAAAGGGCAGCTCCTGCAGCAGCACGCCATCCGATTGGTTCAGGATGGCGGTGCTCGACTGCGTGCCCTCGGCGACCATGAGGTTGCCGCGGAAGGTCGGGTTGCGCTCGGACAGGCGGTGCTCGGCCGCGACGTCGGCCACGCGGCCGCCGCCGGTGTAGGGCGTCTTGTCGCCAAACAGCATCTGCGCGCGCACGATCAGGTCGCCGTCGAACAGCCCGCCCAGGCAGATCAGCACGATGGCGCTGTGCGCCGCGATGTAACCCAGCTTGTGCGCCGCGCCGGCCTTCGCCGCCACCATCCAGCCGCTGCCGCGCTGCTGCAGCCGCACTTTCCAGCCTCCCGTCGCCAGCAGCCTGCCCAGGCGCTGGGCGGCGTCCTGCGGGTTGCCGCGCACTTCGGCCTCGGCACGGTGGCGGAAGGCCTCCAGGCTTTTCTCGCGGATGTGCTCCTTGTAGCTGCGCAGGTCGGCCAGGTACTTGGGCGCATGGCGCGCCACGCACAGGCTGGTGCTGGCGACGAGAAAGGCCAGGATCAGCAGGAACCACCAGGCGCTGTAGACCGCGTTGAGCTTGAGCGCCAGGAACAGTTGGGCCCAGAACGGCCCGAACTGGTTCACGTAATTGACCGCGGGCTCGTGCTGCTTGAGCACCGTGCCGATCACCGAGGCAATGCAGATGACGGTGAGCAGCGCGATGGCGAAGCGCATGGACGACAGCAGCTCGACGCCCGCGCGCCAGGTGCGGGATCGATGGGAGGAAGGCGCGCGGCGCGAGGTATCTGGCATGGAAAATGGCGCGGAAGCAAAAAGGCGGGGCCATCACAGGATGGACCCGCCCGGATTGGGGTTGGTTGCCGGCGTTTGGTTCCCTGCGCCGCAGGCAACAACGAATCAGTGGATCAACGCAGGCCGGCGATGTAGTCAGCCACCGCCCTGATCTCGCGGTCGTTGAGCTTGGCCGCCACCTGGGTCATCGGCAGGCTGTTGCCACGCTTGCCGTCGCGGAACTCCATCAGCTGCTTGCTAGTGTAGTCGGCATGCTGGCCGGCCAGGCGCGGATACTGCACCGGCAGGCCGGCGCCGTTGGGGCTGTGGCAGCTGGCGCAGGCCGCGATGTTGCGGTCTTGCAGGCCGCCGCGGAAGATGCGCTCGCCCAGCACCACCAGTTCCTTGTCCTTGGCAAAGCCGCCCTTGGCCTTCTGCGTGGCGAGCCAGCCGGAGATGTTCCTCATATCCTGATCGGAGAGCATGGAGGCGAAGCCCTGCATCACCGGGTCCTTGCGCACGCCGCTCTTGAATTCCTTGAGCTGCTTGACCAGATACTCGGGATGCTGCTGCGCCAGGGAGGGATTAGCCACAATGGTTGAATTGCCATCTGCTCCGTGGCATGCTGCGCACACTGCGGAAAACCCTGCCCCACCTTTTGCCAAATCAAGCTTGGCATTCGCCTGCGGCGCCGCGGTTGTCTCGCCTGCCGCAAAGGCCGGGAGGGCGGGTGCTGCCAGGAAGGCAGCCATCAGCATAGAGGCAAGCAACTTCATATCGAGGGCCTGTTGTTAGGTGCACTGAACCGCACAATTCTACAATGAGGCTCCCAAGCATTGATACCCCCCATGACGAACTCCTCCCCCGCACCGGTTGCGGGCACGCCCTCTCCCGCCACCGATGGCAAGCTCGCCATGGGCTGGATGCACACCGCGCGTTTTCTCACGACGGCGGCGCAGCTGCACCATCTGCCCGCCATTGAAGTTCCCGAAATCGCTTTCGTCGGACGCTCGAACGCCGGCAAGTCCACCTGCATCAACACGCTGACGCAGCAGAAGCAGCTGGCTTTCGCCTCCAAGAAGCCCGGCCGCACCCAGCACATCAACCTGTTCTCGCTGGGCCGCCAGGGCATCACCGACGCGGTGCTGGCCGACCTGCCGGGCTATGGCTATGCCGCGGTGTCGCGCTCGGACAAGCTGCGCTGGCAGCAGGTCATGGTCAACTACCTGATCAGCCGCAGCAGCCTCTCCGGCATCGTGCTGCTGTGCGATCCGCGCCTGGGCCTGACCGAGCTCGATGAAGCGCTGCTCGAAGCCGTGCGCCCGCGCGTCGAGGAGGGCCTGAAGTTCCTGATCCTGCTCACGAAGGCCGACAAGCTCACGCGCGCCGAGCAGGCCAAGGCGCTGTCCATCGCGCGCCTGCAGGCCGGCGGCGGCGAGGCAATGCTGTTTTCCGCGCTCAAGAAACAGGGCGTGGACGATGTGGCTCGGCTACTATGGAGGTGGTCGCATCCCGCAGAGACTGCGGCGGCCACGCCCGCAGCGCTGCCCGCAGCCGACAGCGCTGGCGAAACCCAGGCCCACTAGCTTCCAGCACCGGTCCGCCAGGCGCTGACAGCTACCGAGAGGACGTAGCTTGATGATCCAGACCTGCGACCATGTCCTGCCCCACGGCATCACCCTGCGCTGCCGCACCGCGGGCATGCCCGGCCGGCCCGTGCTGATGTTGCTCCATGGATTTCCCGAAGGCGCGTTCATCTGGGACGCGCTGCTGGCGCATTTTTCCGCGCCCGAGAACGGTGGCTTCCGCTGCGTGGCGCCCGATCTGCGCGGTTATGGCGGCTCGAGCAGCCCGCTCGGGGTCGAGGCCTACCAGCCACGGCATCTGGTGCAGGACATCCGCGCGCTGATCGCGGCCGAGAGCCCGCGGGTGCCGCTGGCGGCGCTGGTGGCGCATGACTGGGGCGGCGCGGTGGCCTGGAGCGTGGCGGCCCAGCACCCGGACTGCATGGACCGGCTCATGATCCTCAACGCCCCCCACGCGGGGGCGTTTTTGCGCGAGCTGCGCGAACAGGCGGAGCAGCGCCAGGCCAGCGAATACATGCGTTTCCTGCGCCGCGCGGATGCGCCGCAGCTGCTGGCCGAGAACGACTGGCAACGCACTTTCCGTTTCTTCGCGCAGCCCGATGGCAGGTTGCCGGCCTGGCTCACTCCTGCGCTGCAGGATGAATACCGGGCCCATTGGTCCCGGGGACTGCAGGGGCCCTGCCACTACTACGGCGCCAGCCCCTTGTATCCGCCCGCACCGGGCGCGCCCGACCACCTGGCGCAGGTGCGGCTGCCCGAGGCCGCGCTGCATGTGGCGGTGCCGACGCTGGTGCTCTGGGGCATGAACGACCCGGCACTGCGCCCGGGCCTGCTCGAGGGCCTCGAGGACTGGGTGCCGCGGCTGCAGATCCAGCATCTGCGCAATACCTCGCACTGGGTGGTGCACGAGCGGCCGGCGCGGGTGATCGACGAGCTGGAGCGGTTTGTGCAGCGGCAGGTCAGTGATGAGGGGGTGGCGGTTTGATAAGCGAGGTTGGGCTGGTCGTGATGCGCTTTGGATAGCGTTCATGCTGGATCTTGAGCGCGGGCCCGTTACCCTTCGACAGGCTCAGGGCGAACGGCTCACATGTTCACGCTGAATCCTCAGCGGGGGGCCCGCTACCCTTCGACGGAGCTGCCCAGGCAAGCTCCGAGCGCGCGGACCAAAAAACTGTTCGTCCTGAGCCTGTCGAAGGATGAACGGCCGCCCTCTCAAATGCCCCGCCTCACCGATAAACCGACTCTTCCCCCTCCGGCCTGGTCTTGAACCTCTTGTGCACCCAGTAATACTGCTCCGGCATCGTATTGATCCAGTATTCCAGCTCGCGGTTCATGCGCGCCGTGTCGGCCACCGCGTCGGCCGTGGGGAAGTCCTTCCAGGCCGGGGTGATCTGCGCGACGTAACCCTCGGGCGTGAGCCGCGTGTACATGCCGATGACCTTGGCCCGGCCCAGGCGCGCGAAGCGCGACAGCGAGGGGATGGTGGCCGCCGGCACGCCGAAGAACGGCACGAACACCGAGTCGTTGCGGCCGAAGTCCATGTCGGGCAGCAGGTACAGCAGCCCGCCCTGGCGCAGGCTGGAGATGATCGGCTTGACGCCGTCGGCGCGGTTGAGCATGCGCACGTCGCCGAAGCGCTGGCGCCCGCCCATGAACCAGTCGTCGATGTCCGGGTTGGGGTGGGTCGAGAAGATCGAGGTGAAGGCGCGGGTGGTGTTGAGCGGCAGCGTCAGCCCGCCCGCGTCCATGCTGTAGAAGTGCGGCGCGAAAACGATGGTCGGCGTGTCGCCTTCGAGCTCATGCAGTGCGCCTTCGAGCTTCACGCGCGCGCGCACCACGGATTCGGGCGCCGACCAGAGCCAGCCCCGGTCCAGCCAGGTCTGGCAGAACACGACGAAGTTGCGCCGCGCCAGCGCCTTGCGCTGTGCAGCGGTCAGCTGCGGAAAGCACAGCTCGAGGTTGCGCAGCGCGATCCGGCGCCGCGGCACCGCCGCCACGAACAGCAGTTGCCCGAGCAGCCAGCCCAGCGCGCGCAGCCAGCGCAGCGGCAGGCGCCCGAGCAGGCCCATCAGCCAGACACCGAAGCGCGCGCTCATGGCGCCACCTGCGCGGCGGGTTGCTCGGCGCGCGGCTGCTTGTAGCGCGCATAGCCCCAGAGGTACTGCGAAGGGCTCTGGCGTATCACCTGCTCCATGGCCTGGTTGAGCTGCAGCACAGCGGTCTCCAACGAATCTGACAAAGGCAAGGGCAACTCCTCGAAATGCATCACATAGCCGCGCCCCCAGGAGCGGCGCTCGCAGCGGGCGACGATGACGATCGCGCCGGTCTGCTGCACCAGCCGCGCTGCCAGCGTCATGGTGTAGGCATCGCGGCCGAAGAAGGGCGACCACAGGCCCTGCCCTTCCGGCGGAACCTGGTCGGGCAGCAGGCCCACGGCCTCGCCGCGGCGCAGCGCCTTGATCATCTGGCGCACGCCCGACAGCGTGGTCGGAACGGCCTGGACGCCGGGGCGGTTGCGCACGGTCTCCATCACCCGGGCCAGCCACGCCTGGCGCGCGGGCCGGTACAGGATGGTGATCGGGCCGTACTTCGGTCCCCAGCGCTGCGCGGCCGCCTGCACCGAGAGCTCGAAGCAGCCCAGATGCGGCGTGAGGAACACGATGCCGCGTCCCTGGGCCCAGGCGCGCTCGACGCGCTCGGGCTCGATCATCTCGCAGTGCGGCAGCTCGGGACGCAGCCACAGGCGCGGCAGCTCGGCCACCAGGCGCCCGGCATGGCCCACGGCGGCGGCGATCTCGCCAAACCGGTAGCCGGCCTGGCGCGCATTGTCCAGGAAACGCTGGCGGTAGGTGCCCGACAGGGCAAAGACCAGCCACCCCATGGCGGCACCCAGACCATGCAAAAGCCCCAAAGGCAGCAGCGAGAACAAACGAAACAGGCTTGGCATTAAAATAGACGGGTCGCTGAGTTAAATGAGCAACTTGCAGGGCGACGTAAAACAATTCTGCTAAAGCGTTCGCCGGGCTCCGTCAGCTTGGGCAACGCCTCACAAGCTGAACACAGGAGTTTATTCAATGGCGAACGATTTTCTTTTCACTTCGGAATCTGTTTCTGAAGGGCACCCCGACAAGGTGGCCGACCAGATCTCCGATGCGATCCTGGATGCCATTTTCACCCAAGACCCCCATTCGCGTGTGGCGGCAGAGACGCTGACCAACACCGGCTTGGTGGTTCTCGCCGGCGAGATCACGACCGGCGCCAATGTCGACTACATCCAGGTGGCGCGCGACACCATCAAGCGCATCGGCTACGACAACACCGATTACGGCATCGACTACAAGGGCTGCGCGGTGCTCGTGGCCTATGACAAGCAGAGCCAGGACATCGCCCAGGGCGTGGACCACGCCAGCGACGACGAGCTCGACACCGGCGCTGGCGACCAGGGCCTGATGTTCGGCTACGCCTGCGACGAGACGCCCGAGCTGATGCCCGCGCCGATCTACTACGCGCACCGCCTGGTCGAGCGCCAGGCGCAGCTGCGCAAGGACGGCCGCCTGCCCTTCCTGCGCCCCGACGCCAAGAGCCAGGTGACGATGCGCTATGTGGACGGCAAGCCGCACAGCATCGACACCGTGGTGCTGTCCACCCAGCACAGCCCCGACCAGTCGGAGTCCGCCACCCGCATGAAGGCCAGCTTCACCGAGGCCATCATCGAGGAGATCATCAAGCCGGTGCTGCCCAACGCCTGGCTGAACGACACGCGCTTCCTGATCAACCCCACGGGCCGCTTTGTGGTGGGCGGCCCGCAGGGCGACTGCGGCCTGACCGGCCGCAAGATCATCGTCGACACCTACGGCGGCGCCTGCCCCCATGGCGGCGGCGCCTTCTCCGGCAAGGACCCGACCAAGGTCGACCGCTCGGCCGCGTATGCCGCGCGCTACGTCGCCAAGAACATCGTTGCCGCGGGCCTGGCACGCCAGTGCCAGATCCAGGTGGCCTATGCCATCGGCGTGGCGCGCCCGATGAACATCACCGTGTATACCGAAGGCACGGGCGTCATTCCCGACGAGCAGATCGCCAAGCTCGTGGCCGAGCATTT is a genomic window containing:
- the ccsB gene encoding c-type cytochrome biogenesis protein CcsB; the encoded protein is MNTATNDSSETITLHSGYFSRRNGYDWLFAAIVLAGGLFALQRYAAYMDVYEKAILVGTIPSLIWLGWFWRPLRTLLLAVAGCSLLALFLYQADGAGNLERADSVFWLKYFLSSQSAILWMSMLFFMSTIFYWIGMFSKGEGQALSLLGSRIAWVAIAMALIGTMVRWYESYLLGPDIGHIPVSNLYEVFVMFCWMTAAFYLYYEQNYDTRALGAFVMLVVSAAVGFLLWYTLVREAHEIQPLVPALKSWWMKLHVPANFIGYGTFALAAMVAFAYLIKQQAGETRWWKLAPLWLLGIVLCFEPIVFRQGAAEGGSSYWTVYFGISALIVAGILLARKHIAARLPSFEILDDVMYKSIAVGFAFFTIATVLGALWAAEAWGGYWSWDPKETWALIVWLNYAAWLHMRLVKGLRGTISAWWALAGLGVTTFAFLGVNMFLSGLHSYGEL
- the cyaY gene encoding iron donor protein CyaY, translated to MNDLEFLDCAEKLLLAVEQGCDRINDDTDADLDAQRVGGMVTLSFPNRSQIVINLQKPLHEVWLAAKAGGFHFRYDAGQGCWIDTKGEGEFFACLSRYASEQSGLPLTFSA
- the msrP gene encoding protein-methionine-sulfoxide reductase catalytic subunit MsrP, which encodes MLIRTGDNGFVHPQASEITPQAVYEERRQWLRTVAAGAAGATLAGWAARDARAAMERPGKLAALPGAPSQVAGANTMEAPTAYKDATQYNNYYEFGLDKADPARNAHTLKTTPWSVKVEGLVAKPRTFGLEELLKLSAQEERIYRLRCVEGWSMVIPWVGYSLAQLLREVQPLGSAKYVEFVTLADPKVMPGLRSRVLDWPYTEALRLDEAMHPLTLLSFGMYGEVLPAQNGAPVRLVVPWKYGFKSAKSLVAIRLTDKQPGTAWNKAARNEYGFYSNVNPEVPHPRWSQATERRIGEGGLFAKKRPTLLFNGYGEQVAQMYAGMDLKQQF
- the lptM gene encoding LPS translocon maturation chaperone LptM, coding for MLRASQILVRSFALALSAASLVACGQRGPLYLPTAPEAAQRATLPQTLTPQLLNDDASPPAPQLPPR
- a CDS encoding penicillin-binding protein 1A — its product is MPTPEKTDKSPSPRSASPRSTAHWLTKLLLGLVGLAVAIAAGVLLTVAVALAMAYPNLPDVSELADYRPKLPLRVYSAEGALLGEFGEERRTLTPIQEIPKVMTDAVLAIEDTRFFEHGGVDYKGIARAVLANLGAGGKTQGASTITMQVARNVYLSSEKTFTRKIYEVLLTFKLEHLLTKNQILEIYMNQIFLGNRSYGFAAASEAYYGKPLKDISIAEAAMLAGLPKAPSAYNPISNPKRARIRQLYIIERMEENGFITAAQAAQAKQEELKLNTGSNNTRVHAEYVAEMARQLIYAQYGAEAYTRGINVYTTLNAGEQEAAYTALRKGIMDYERRQHYRGPERFITLPQDPEERENAIDDVLANHPDNGNVMSAVVLDASPRKIVATRADGEKFEITGDGLKPAQSGLSDKAPPNTRLRAGAVIRVVKTPKNTWEITQLPEVEGAFVALDPRSGAIRALVGGFDFGKNKFNHVTQAWRQPGSSFKPFIYSAALEKGFGPATMINDAPIFFSAGTTGGQPWEPKNYDSRYDGPMSMRTGLNKSKNMISIRLLQAIGPQYGQEWVTHFGFEADKHPAYLTMALGAGSVTPMQMASAYSVFANGGRRVNPWLITRITDHKNRVLSEFRPTPLEQLPEAIPPRNAFIMNSMLQDVARVGTAARAQATLKRPDLYGKTGTTNDSVDAWFGGFQPTLAAVTWIGYDTPRNLGSRETGGGLSLPIWIDFMQHALKGVPVAELPVPPGVVNIGGEWFYEEFARAPSLGMSDGGGYGGGGGGYEASTEDTPPPPSEERSRIMDLFRN
- a CDS encoding sulfite oxidase heme-binding subunit YedZ, with the translated sequence MRAAAPRWKAAFMHPAAKPLVFALCLLPFAQLLYGAVFDTLGANPAEALLRATGDWTLRFLCVALAVTPARVLLGLPALARFRRMLGLFVYFYAVTHLLCYALFDQGMDLAEIWRDTLERPFILVGMLAFVLLTALAATSPQRMLRLLGGRRWQWLHRSIYAVAGLALLHFFWMRAGKNDFAEVAVYAAVIALLLGWRLQRWLRKRRAA